In Defluviimonas aquaemixtae, the sequence GCCGATCTGGTCGTCGTTCTTTCGCACAACGGTTTCGACGTGGACCGCAAGATGGCGGGCAACGTCGATGGCATCGACGTGATCCTCACGGGGCACACCCATGACGCGCTGCCCGAGCCGGTGATGGTCGGCAACACGCTTCTCATCGCGAGCGGAAGCAACGGCAAGTTCGTCAGCCGCGTCGATCTCGACGTCCAGAACGGCCAGATGATGGGTTTCAAGCACAAGCTGATCCCCATCTTTTCGGACGTGATCGAGCCCGATGCCGAGGTCGCCGCGCTGATCGACGCCGAGCGCGAACCGTTCAAAGCGGACCTGGAGGAGGTGCTGGGCCAGACCGACAGCCTTCTCTACCGCCGCGGCAACTTCAATGGCACCTGGGACGATCTGATCTGCAACGCGCTGATCGACGAACATCAGGCCGACATTGCGCTCAGCCCGGGCTTCCGCTGGGGCCCGTCGCTACTCCCGGGCGAAAGCATCACGCGCGAGGATCTGCACAACGTGACTGCAATGAACTACCCGGCCGCCTATCGCACGGAGATGACGGGCGAGGTACTGCACACGATCCTCGAGGACGTGGCGGACAATCTCTTTCATCCCGATCCCTACTATCAGCAGGGCGGCGACATGGTCCGCGTCGGCGGTATGGGCTACCGCATCGACGTTTCCAAGCCTCAAGGCAGTCGCATTTCGGAGATGACGATGCTCAAGACAGGTGAGTCGGTCGACCCGGCCAGGACTTACGTCGTCGCGGGATGGGCCAGCGTAAACGAAGGCACAGAAGGCCCGGCAATCTGGGACCTCGTGGAAGCCTGGATCAAGAAACAGGGCGAGGTGACGATCGACCCCAACACCTCGGTTCAGGTGACGGGGGCATGAGTTGAACAAGAAGAAGACGAGACAGGAGGTTTCAATGTCTGAAACCGATGAAGCAGGCACCAGCCGCCGCGCCTTCCTCGGCGCGGGCCTGGCAGCCGGCGGCGCCGTCGCGACCGCGGGCTTCGCGCGGGCGCAAACTGCCGATCCGCTGATCACCGAGGTGCAGGACTGGGCGTCCTCCTTCGGTGATGCGGTGGACGCGACGCCCTACGGAATGCCGATCCACTACGAATCCCACGTCGTTCGGCGCAACGTCGAATGGCTCACCGAAAGCGCGGTATCCTCGATCAATTTCACGCCGATTCACGCTCTTGAAGGCACGATCACCCCCCAAGGGTGTGCCTTCGAACGCCACCACTCCGGAGCGATCGAACTCAGCAAGCAGGATTACCGGCTGATGATCAATGGCCTCGTCGAGAGGCCGTTGGTCTTCACCTACGAGGACCTCACACGGTTCCCTCGCACCATCACCACCGCGTTCTGCGAATGCGCCGCCAATGGCGGCATGGAATGGGGCGGCGCGCAGCTCGAAGGCTGTCAGTTCACGCAGGGCATGATCCACAACATGGAATATACCGGCGTGCCGCTGCGCCTGCTCCTCGAAGAGGCAGGCGTGAAGCCGGAGGGCAAATGGATCTATGCCGAAGGCGCCGACGCCTCTTCAAACGGCCGCTCGATGCCTTTGGAGAAGGCGTTGGACGACGTGCTCGTCGCCTTCTTCGCCAATGGCGAAGCGCTCAGGAAGGAGCACGGCTATCCGGTCCGGCTTGTCGTGCCCGGGTTCGAAGGCAACATGTGGGTAAAGTGGCTGCGCCGCATCGGGGTCTACGATCAGGCGGTGGAAAGCCGCGAGGAGACGTCGAAATACACCGACCTGATGAAGGACGGCCGTGCGCGCAAGTGGACCTGGGTGATGGATGCGAAATCCGTCATCACCTCGCCTTCGCCGCAGGCGCCGATCCGGCACGGCAAGGGGCCGCTGGTCATTACCGGCCTCGCCTGGTCGGGCAACGGCAAGATCGACCGCGTCGACGTGTCGCTCGATGGCGGCGTGAGTTGGCAGCCGGCCCGGTTGACCGGAGACGTCAAATCGAAGGCGCTGACGCGGTTCCACCTCGACATCGACTGGGACGGGTCGGAGATGTACCTCCAGTCCCGCGCCATCGACGAGACGGGCTATGTCCAGCCGACGAAGGATCAACTGCGCGAGATCCGGGGGCTGAACAACGTCTATCACAACAACGGAATCCAGACCTGGTGGGTCCGCGCCGACGGGGAGGTCGAGAATGTCGAAGTCGCTTAATCTCCTCGCCGGACTGGCGCTCGCCTATTCAGGGCTCGCCGCGCCCGCGGTTGCAGAAACCCTTGGCCTCGGCCGTCCGGCCCTGCCAGAAGAGATCGCGGCCTGGGACGTGGCCGTCCTGCCCGACGGTACGGGGCTGCCGGAAGGTTCGGGCGACGTCTTCACCGGCGACGAGGTTTTCGCCGAGAAATGCGCGTCCTGCCACGGTGACTTTGCCGAAGGCATCGACAACTGGCCGGTGCTGGCCGGAGGGCAGGGCTCGCTGAGGGACCGCCGCCCTGTGAAGACCGTAGGCTCGTACTGGCCCTACGCCTCAACCGTCTGGGACTACGTCCACCGCTCGATGCCGTTTGGCGCGGCCCAGACCGTGACCGCGGATGAGACCTACGCGATTACCGCCTTCCTGCTCTACTCGAACGGGATCGTGGACGATGACTTCGAACTCAGCCGCGACAACTTTGCTGAAATTGTGCTTCCGAACGCCGGCGGCTTCTATCCCGATGACCGGGCAGAGGCCGAGTATCCGGTCTTTTCGGTCGCGCCGTGCATGGACAGCTGCCGCGAGCCGGTGAAGGTCACCAAGCGCGCTGTCGATCTGGGCGTCACGCCCGAAGATCCCGACGGAAAACCCGCAGGCACGCTGCCCGATCTGACAATAGCTGCGGCGTCGGCCACGGAAGAGGCCGCACCCGCTGACGAGAGCACCGCCGAAGAGACAGCGGCCGAAGTGACCGAAACGGCGTCCGATGAGATGGCCGTCGATCCGGCTCTGGTCGAGGCGGGCGAGAAGGTGTTCAAGAAATGCAAGGCCTGCCACAAGGTGGGCGAGGGCGCGAAGAACGGCACCGGGCCCATGCTGAATGGCATTGTCGGTCAGGCCGCCGGTGCGGTCGACGGCTTCAGGTATTCCAAGCCGATGCAGGCGGCGGCCGGCGATGGTCTCGCCTGGACGCACGAGGCGCTCGCAGAGTTTCTCGCCAATCCGAAGGGTTACATGAAGGGCACGAAGATGTCCTTTGCGGGGCTCAAGAAGCCTGATGAGATCGAGGCCGTGATCGCTTACCTCGCCTCGTTCGAGGGCTGACATGAGCGGGCGGGGTTTTGTCACGTGCCTCGCCCTCAGCCTAGCGTTCTGCGGAGCGCTTGGTGGCCGCAGCGCGCCCGCCGCGGAAATCGGCGATGCCGAACGTGGGGCGGAAATCTGGGGCGAATGTTCGGGCTGCCACGCAATTGGGCCTGAAGCCGAACACAGCATCGGCCCGAAGCTCAACGGCATCTTTGGCCGCCGTGCCGCGAGCCATGACGATTTCCGCTATTCGAAAAGCCTCACCCGGGCGGGGCGGGACGGGCTCACCTGGACGCTCGAGACGCTCGATGCCTACATTGCCAATCCGCGCACTTTCGCCTCCGGAACTCGCATGTCGTACCCCGGGCTTAGGGACGCAGCCGAGCGCGCAGATCTGCTCGCGTTCCTACGCGACTTCTCTGACAAACCCCGCGACATCCCCGAGGCGGAGCCGACGGCGCGCCGCACGTTGCCCGAACTGCCAGCCGACGTCCTCGCATTGAAGGGCGATCCCGAATTTGGCGAATATCTCGCTTCGGAATGCAAAACCTGCCATCGTGCGGATGGCGCGGATGAAGGCATTCCTTCGATCACGCTCTGGCCGGAGGAGGATTTCGTCCTCGCGATGCATGCCTACAAGCAGAAGCTGCGCCCGCATCCCGTCATGCAGATGATGTCCGGCCGGCTGAGCGAGGAAGAGATCGCCGCGCTTGCCGCGTACTTTGCAGCTTTGACGGAGTAAGACGACAAGGGAGGAAGAAATGACATTGAACAGACGTGGATTTCTCGGAACCATCGCGGCCTCGAGCGCGGTCCTCGCCTCACCCGCGGTCTTCGGTCAGACGAAACCGCGCGTCGTGGTGATCGGCGGCGGCGCAGGCGGCGCGACATGCGCGCGCTACATCGCCAAGGACAGCGACAGCGCAATCGACGTGACGCTCGTGGAGCCTTCGGAAATCTACTACACATGCTTCTTCTCCAACCTTTATCTCGGTGGTTTTCGCGACTTCGAAAGCCTCGGCCATAGCTACGACAAGCTCGCCTCCGATTATGGCATCACGCTTGCCCGCGACATGGCGGCGGGCGTCGACCGCGACGCGGGCACCGTGACGCTCGCGGGCGGCGAGGTGTTGAACTACGACCGTCTCGTCATCGCGCCGGGAATCGACTTCGTCGACGGCTCGGTGCCCGGCTGGGACCTGTCGCAGGCCGAGATCATGCCGCATGCCTACAAGGCGGGCCCCCAGACCCAGCTTCTGAAATCGCAGATCGAGGCGATGCCGGAAGGCGGCACGTTCTGCATGGTGGCACCCCCCAATCCCTACCGCTGCCCGCCGGGCCCGTATGAGCGCATCTCCATGGTGGCGCATCTTCTCAAGCAGAATAATCCGAACTCCAAGATCCTGATCGTCGATCCGAAGGAGAAGTTCTCCAAGCAGGGGCTCTTCGAGGAAGGCTGGGAAAAGCACTACCCCGGCATGATCACCCGCATCGGCCCGGATTTCGGCGGCGACAAGGTCGAGGTCCGACCCGACGCGATGGAGGTCGTGATCGACGGCGAGGTCGAGAAAGTCGATGTGTGCAACGTCATTCCCGGCCAGAAGGCGGGGGAAATCGCGGCGGCCGCCGGCGTGACGGACGTGTCCGGCTGGGCGCCGGTCGATCCGCATTCCATGGCAACCCGCGCCGACCCGAAGGTCTTTGTCTTGGGCGATGCCTCTTCCCAGGGCGACATGCCGAAATCCGGCTTCTCGGCCAACAGCCAGGCGAAGGTCGCGGCGATGAACATCCGGGCGGAACTGACGGATTCCAAGGCGTTCCCGGCGAAGTACTCCAATACCTGCTGGTCGCTGATCGGGACCGATGACGGTGTAAAGGTTGGCGCATCTTACGAGGCGACGGACGAGAAGATCGCCAGCGTGGACAGCTTCATCAGCCAGACCGGCGAGGACGCCGATCTGCGCAAGGCCACCTATGAGGAAAGCCTCGGCTGGTATGCCGGGATCACGGCCGACATCTTCGGCTGACGGCCATGGGGCGGCGCGCCTCAGCGCCGCTCCCTCCCTCGAAGACGCGTAAATGTTCAACCACGGAGGACTGGTTCATGATTCAAGGAGTGAGGACCGCGGTCGCGGTGTTTGCGGTTTCCGCGAGCGTAGCTGCTGCGCAGGATGCCACCACATACACGTTTGACGGCACGTTCGAGGACGCGACCTTCGCCGTCGAGAACGCCATCATCGGACAGGGCCTGGTGATCGACTACGTGAGCCATGTGGGCGAGATGCTGAACCGGACCGGCGCGGATGTGGGCAGCGACGTGAAGATCTTCGACGCGGCGGACACCTTCATCTTCTGCTCGGCGCAGATCTCGCGGAAGGTGATGGAGGCCGACCCGATGAACGTCGCCCACTGCCCTTACGGGATATTCGTGACCGATCGGGAAGGTGCCGTGACGGTGGGCTACCGCAATCTGCCCGACGGCCCGATGCAGGACGTGCAGGCGCTGCTTGACACGATTTCGCGCGAAGCCGTGGGCGAGTGACCGCCGCTGAGGATTTGACCGAAGTCATGGCGACCCCTGACGATCCGGATTAGAGCCGGTCTTGTCAGTCAGGAGAGGCTATGCTGGATACCCTTGTCGACCGTTTCGGCGAGAGCGCGGTTCTCTTCGCGCTCGGTCTGTCCGTGGGCGGTCTCTTCGGTGCGGCCGCGCAGCATTCGCGCTTCTGTCTGCGCTCGGCAACACAGGAGATTGCGGCGCTGCGGGTGGGGCCGCAAATGCTCGTCTGGGTTATCGCCTTCTCTGCGGCCGTCGCGGCGACGCAGGGCGCGGTCGCGCTGGGATACGCCGACCTGTCCGCCGCGCGCCAACTGGCGCAGACCGGCAGCTTGTCGGGCGCCATCATCGGCGGACTGCTCTTCGGGGCCGGAATGATTCTGGCGCGCGGCTGCGTGAGTCGGCTGCTCGTTCTCTCGGCCACGGGCAACCTGCGCGCAATCGTGACCGGGCTCGTGGTGACGCTGGTGGCGCAGGCGAGCCTTCGAGGCGCGCTTTCGCCTGCGCGCGAGAGCTTGACGCGGCTATGGCTGGTAGAAGGTGGAGCAGCGCGCGACCTGCTCTCGAGGTTCGGCTTCGGTCCCGGCATCGCGGCACTGGTGTTTGCCATCGCGCTTGCTGCGGCTATGCTCGCCGCGCTACGCCAGCCGGGAGAGCTGCCGACGCGCCCCGTCGCGGCGATGTTCGTGGGTCTCGTAGTTGCGGTGGGTTGGATATTTACCGCCCGGATCGCCGCCGTGTCGTTTGATGTCGTGCCCGTCACGAGCATCACCTTCACCGGTCCGTCGACCGATACGCTCATGGGGCTCGTCAATTCACCGAGCTTGCCCCTGACCTTCGGTGTCGGCCTTGTGCCGGGCGTGGTGCTCGGCGCCTTCGTCGCAGCACTTCTGTCGCGCCAGTTCAGCATCCAGCGCTTCGGACCTGACGCGCCGATGGAGCGCTACCTCGTCGGCGCCTTCCTGATGGGCTTCGGCAGCATGCTCGCCGGGGGCTGCGCGGTGGGCGCAGCGGTGTCAGGTGGCGCGCTTTTCTCTGTTACCGCGTGGTTGGCGGGCGCCGCGATGTGGGCCGGGGCACTGATCACGATTCCGCTGGTCGAGGGACGCCGCAGGCTGGCCCATTGATCGATGGGTCACTGTAGCCGGCATCGCCGCGATTTCGCCCTGCCGAGGAGGCCGGCTATCCAGCGCTGGTGAAAGGCGGCATTAGGGCCCCGACTGCCCGGCTGAGACCTTCCATGGCTACGTAGGCAAGACCGCCCGACGCCGTGGACTACGAGCCGTCGCACTACAGGTCGGCAGCCAGACCGATCAGGCGGCCAGTCCCCTGGACCCCATGTTCAAGAACTTCTCGCGCCTGTCCTTGACGAGATCGGCCGGCTTTCTACCCGACAATTCTTCGAGCATCGCGCCGATCGCCTTGCCAACGCTCGCGATCGCTTCGTCGCGCTTGCGCTGGGCGCCACCGAACGGTTCCTCGATGATCCGATCGATGACGCCGAGCTTCAAGAGATCCTGCGCGGTCAGGCGAAGCGCATTGGCTGCCTCGCGCATCCGCTCGGCATCCTTCCACAGGATCGAGGCGCAGCCTTCGGGGGTGATCACCGAATAGATCGAATGCTCGAGCATCGCGACCCGGTTCGCGGTCGCCAGCGCCACCGCCCCGCCCGAGCCGCCCTCGCCGATCACGACCGAGATCAGTGGCACGCCGATCTGCAGGCATTTCTCGGTCGACCGCGCGATGGCCTCGGACTGCCCGCGTTCTTCCGCACCCTTGCCTGGATAGGCGCCGGGCGTGTCCACGAGCGTGATGACGGGCAGGCGGAAGCGATCGGCGAGGTCCATGAACCGGATGGCCTTCCTGTACCCTTCGGGCCGGGCCATACCGAAATTGCGCTCGATCCGGGTTTTCGTGTCGGAGCCCTTTTCTTGCCCGATCACCATCACGGGCTGGTCATTGAAGCGCGCGAGACCACCCATGATCGCCTGATCATCGGCGAAATTGCGGTCGCCGGCGAGCGTGGTGAATTCCGTGAAGAGCGTGTCGATGTAGTCCTTGCAATGCGGCCGGTCTGGGTGTCGCGCAACCTGGCATTTCCGCCAGGGATCGAGGTTCTTGTAGAGGTCGCGCAGCATGTCGGCCGCTTTCTTGTCGAGTGCGGCGGCTTCCTTCGTGACGTCCATCCCCTCGTTCTTGCGGGCCAGCGCGCGCAGCTCTTCGGCCTTGCCTTCGATCTCGGCCAGCGGCTTCTCGAATTCGAGGTAGTTCATCGCGCTCTCCCCAACGGTCACCGGCCTGTATGACGGGAGCCGTCACGCAATGCAACTCTGCGCGAAGGCCGATGGACAAGCATCCAGGGCGCCACTAGCGTCAGCGCCGGCATGCATGACCGGATCGCACTCGACAGCCGCGCGTCGTGGCTCCGCCTCGGGGTTTCGCTTCTCGTGGGCATTGTCGGCAATGTCGGCATGTGGGCGGTGATCCTGATCATGCCGGCGATGCAGGCGGAGTTCGGGATCGACCGGGCGGACGCCACCTTGCCCTATACGGTGACGATGGTGGGCTTCGCGCTCGGCAATTTCCAGATCGGCCGGGCGGTGGACCGGTTCGGGATGGCGGTGGCCTTGACCGGCGCGGCGATTCTGATCGCAGCGGGTTACGGGCTCGCGGCAGCGAGCGGGTCGATGATTCTGCTGACGGCGGCGCATTTTGCGATCGGCTTCGGCACGGCGGCAAGCTTCGGCCCGCTGATCGCCGATGTCTCGCAATGGTTCCTGAAGCGTCGCGGCATCGCGGTGGCGCTGGTGGCGAGCGGCAACTACCTCTCGGGCGCGATCTGGCCCGTGGCGCTGTCGGGACTGCTGGAGAGCGACGGCTGGCGGGCGGTCTATCTCTTCCTCGCCGCGCTGACCCTCGCCGTGGTGATCCCGCTGGCGCTTCTTCTCCGCAGGGGGCTGCCCGAGGACCTGTCGCACCACACCACCCGCATCGCCGCCGAGCGCGCGGCGACGACGGGCCTCAGCCCCCGGGCGCTGCAATGGCTGCTGGCACTCGCCGGCGTCGGCTGCTGCGTGGCGATGTCGATGCCGCAGGTCCATATCGTCGCCTACTGCGTCGATCTCGGCTTCGGCCAGACCGTAGGGGCGGAAATGCTGTCGCTGATGCTTCTGGGCGGCGTCGCCTCGCGGGTCGCCTCGGGGCTGCTCGCGGACGTCTTGGGTGGGGTGCGGACGCTCCTGATCGGCTCGGCGCTGCAGGCGGTGGCGCTGGTGCTCTACCTGCCCTCGGCAGGGCTCACCTCGCTTTATGTCGTGAGCCTGATATTCGGCCTGTCGCAGGGCGGGATCGTCCCCTCCTATGCCGTCATCGTGCGGGAATACCTGCCGGCGCGGGAGGCTGGCGCCCGGGTCGGCTTCGTGATGATGGCGACGATCATCGGCATGGCGCTCGGCGGCTGGATGTCGGGCTGGATCTATGACCTTACCGGATCCTACCAGATAGCGTTCGTCAACGGCATCGCATGGAACCTCCTCAACCTCGGGATCGTATTGATGATCCTCTTGCGCTCGCGCCCGCGGTTGCCCGCGGTGGCATGACGGGCCTCACCCCGCGATCATCTCCGACTGCCGAACGATCACCTCGGCCTGCTTGATCGAGGCGATATCGACAAGCCGCCCCTTGTAAACTGTCGCGCCTGCGCCCTCGGCCTTGGCCTTCTCCATCGCCGCCAGAATCTCGCGCGCTTCCGTCACCTGCTCCTCCGACGGCGTGAAAACCTCGTTGCACAAGGCGACCTGCTTGGGGTGGATCGCCCATTTGCCGACCATGCCGAGTGTCGCCGACCGCCGCGCCTGGGCGCGAAAGCCCTCGTCATCGGAGAAATCGCCGAACGGTCCGTCAACCGGCAGGACGCCATGTGTGCGGCAGGCCGCGACGATCGCGGCCTGGGCCCAGTGCCAGGGATCGGACCAGTGCTGGGCCCCCTCGCGGAGCATGTAGTAGTTCTCCTGCGTGCCACCGATGCCGGTCGTCTGCATTCCCATCGAGGCGGCGAAGTCGGCAGCGCCGAGGCTCATCGCGTGAAGGCGCGGCGAGGCGGCCGCAATCTCCTCGACATGAGCGATTCCGGCGGCGGACTCGATGATGACTTCCAGTGAGATGGGTTTTTTCCGTCCCTTCGCCGCC encodes:
- a CDS encoding c-type cytochrome, producing MSKSLNLLAGLALAYSGLAAPAVAETLGLGRPALPEEIAAWDVAVLPDGTGLPEGSGDVFTGDEVFAEKCASCHGDFAEGIDNWPVLAGGQGSLRDRRPVKTVGSYWPYASTVWDYVHRSMPFGAAQTVTADETYAITAFLLYSNGIVDDDFELSRDNFAEIVLPNAGGFYPDDRAEAEYPVFSVAPCMDSCREPVKVTKRAVDLGVTPEDPDGKPAGTLPDLTIAAASATEEAAPADESTAEETAAEVTETASDEMAVDPALVEAGEKVFKKCKACHKVGEGAKNGTGPMLNGIVGQAAGAVDGFRYSKPMQAAAGDGLAWTHEALAEFLANPKGYMKGTKMSFAGLKKPDEIEAVIAYLASFEG
- a CDS encoding L-malyl-CoA/beta-methylmalyl-CoA lyase, with the protein product MSFRIQPPAPSRPNRCQLFGPGSRPQIFEKMAASAADVINLDLEDSVAPDDKPEARRNIIQAIRDVDWGDKYLSARINGLDTPYWYRDVVDLLEQAGDRLDQIMIPKVGCAADVYAVDALVAAIEAAKGRKKPISLEVIIESAAGIAHVEEIAAASPRLHAMSLGAADFAASMGMQTTGIGGTQENYYMLREGAQHWSDPWHWAQAAIVAACRTHGVLPVDGPFGDFSDDEGFRAQARRSATLGMVGKWAIHPKQVALCNEVFTPSEEQVTEAREILAAMEKAKAEGAGATVYKGRLVDIASIKQAEVIVRQSEMIAG
- a CDS encoding YeeE/YedE family protein is translated as MLDTLVDRFGESAVLFALGLSVGGLFGAAAQHSRFCLRSATQEIAALRVGPQMLVWVIAFSAAVAATQGAVALGYADLSAARQLAQTGSLSGAIIGGLLFGAGMILARGCVSRLLVLSATGNLRAIVTGLVVTLVAQASLRGALSPARESLTRLWLVEGGAARDLLSRFGFGPGIAALVFAIALAAAMLAALRQPGELPTRPVAAMFVGLVVAVGWIFTARIAAVSFDVVPVTSITFTGPSTDTLMGLVNSPSLPLTFGVGLVPGVVLGAFVAALLSRQFSIQRFGPDAPMERYLVGAFLMGFGSMLAGGCAVGAAVSGGALFSVTAWLAGAAMWAGALITIPLVEGRRRLAH
- the soxB gene encoding thiosulfohydrolase SoxB, whose translation is MISRRDFLQATVAASALWGASGVGNWSRLAAQQALTQDQLLEFEDFGNVTLIHITDIHAQLKPVWFREPEINLGVGDVNGLPPHVTGADFLKLFGIEPGTPHAYALTKEDFVALASAYGKMGGLDRCATVIKAIRAARPDALLLDGGDTWQGSLTAQRTLGQDMVNVMNALKPDAMTSHWEFTLGIDRVTEIVDGLDFPFLGANIFDAEWDEPAYEPYKMFEVGGANVAVIGQAFPYLPIANPKWMFPNLSFGVREERMAEVVAEVRDAGADLVVVLSHNGFDVDRKMAGNVDGIDVILTGHTHDALPEPVMVGNTLLIASGSNGKFVSRVDLDVQNGQMMGFKHKLIPIFSDVIEPDAEVAALIDAEREPFKADLEEVLGQTDSLLYRRGNFNGTWDDLICNALIDEHQADIALSPGFRWGPSLLPGESITREDLHNVTAMNYPAAYRTEMTGEVLHTILEDVADNLFHPDPYYQQGGDMVRVGGMGYRIDVSKPQGSRISEMTMLKTGESVDPARTYVVAGWASVNEGTEGPAIWDLVEAWIKKQGEVTIDPNTSVQVTGA
- a CDS encoding MFS transporter: MHDRIALDSRASWLRLGVSLLVGIVGNVGMWAVILIMPAMQAEFGIDRADATLPYTVTMVGFALGNFQIGRAVDRFGMAVALTGAAILIAAGYGLAAASGSMILLTAAHFAIGFGTAASFGPLIADVSQWFLKRRGIAVALVASGNYLSGAIWPVALSGLLESDGWRAVYLFLAALTLAVVIPLALLLRRGLPEDLSHHTTRIAAERAATTGLSPRALQWLLALAGVGCCVAMSMPQVHIVAYCVDLGFGQTVGAEMLSLMLLGGVASRVASGLLADVLGGVRTLLIGSALQAVALVLYLPSAGLTSLYVVSLIFGLSQGGIVPSYAVIVREYLPAREAGARVGFVMMATIIGMALGGWMSGWIYDLTGSYQIAFVNGIAWNLLNLGIVLMILLRSRPRLPAVA
- a CDS encoding DUF302 domain-containing protein; translation: MIQGVRTAVAVFAVSASVAAAQDATTYTFDGTFEDATFAVENAIIGQGLVIDYVSHVGEMLNRTGADVGSDVKIFDAADTFIFCSAQISRKVMEADPMNVAHCPYGIFVTDREGAVTVGYRNLPDGPMQDVQALLDTISREAVGE
- a CDS encoding NAD(P)/FAD-dependent oxidoreductase, with the translated sequence MTLNRRGFLGTIAASSAVLASPAVFGQTKPRVVVIGGGAGGATCARYIAKDSDSAIDVTLVEPSEIYYTCFFSNLYLGGFRDFESLGHSYDKLASDYGITLARDMAAGVDRDAGTVTLAGGEVLNYDRLVIAPGIDFVDGSVPGWDLSQAEIMPHAYKAGPQTQLLKSQIEAMPEGGTFCMVAPPNPYRCPPGPYERISMVAHLLKQNNPNSKILIVDPKEKFSKQGLFEEGWEKHYPGMITRIGPDFGGDKVEVRPDAMEVVIDGEVEKVDVCNVIPGQKAGEIAAAAGVTDVSGWAPVDPHSMATRADPKVFVLGDASSQGDMPKSGFSANSQAKVAAMNIRAELTDSKAFPAKYSNTCWSLIGTDDGVKVGASYEATDEKIASVDSFISQTGEDADLRKATYEESLGWYAGITADIFG
- a CDS encoding c-type cytochrome, with the protein product MSGRGFVTCLALSLAFCGALGGRSAPAAEIGDAERGAEIWGECSGCHAIGPEAEHSIGPKLNGIFGRRAASHDDFRYSKSLTRAGRDGLTWTLETLDAYIANPRTFASGTRMSYPGLRDAAERADLLAFLRDFSDKPRDIPEAEPTARRTLPELPADVLALKGDPEFGEYLASECKTCHRADGADEGIPSITLWPEEDFVLAMHAYKQKLRPHPVMQMMSGRLSEEEIAALAAYFAALTE
- the soxC gene encoding sulfite dehydrogenase; translated protein: MSETDEAGTSRRAFLGAGLAAGGAVATAGFARAQTADPLITEVQDWASSFGDAVDATPYGMPIHYESHVVRRNVEWLTESAVSSINFTPIHALEGTITPQGCAFERHHSGAIELSKQDYRLMINGLVERPLVFTYEDLTRFPRTITTAFCECAANGGMEWGGAQLEGCQFTQGMIHNMEYTGVPLRLLLEEAGVKPEGKWIYAEGADASSNGRSMPLEKALDDVLVAFFANGEALRKEHGYPVRLVVPGFEGNMWVKWLRRIGVYDQAVESREETSKYTDLMKDGRARKWTWVMDAKSVITSPSPQAPIRHGKGPLVITGLAWSGNGKIDRVDVSLDGGVSWQPARLTGDVKSKALTRFHLDIDWDGSEMYLQSRAIDETGYVQPTKDQLREIRGLNNVYHNNGIQTWWVRADGEVENVEVA
- a CDS encoding acetyl-CoA carboxylase carboxyltransferase subunit alpha; this encodes MNYLEFEKPLAEIEGKAEELRALARKNEGMDVTKEAAALDKKAADMLRDLYKNLDPWRKCQVARHPDRPHCKDYIDTLFTEFTTLAGDRNFADDQAIMGGLARFNDQPVMVIGQEKGSDTKTRIERNFGMARPEGYRKAIRFMDLADRFRLPVITLVDTPGAYPGKGAEERGQSEAIARSTEKCLQIGVPLISVVIGEGGSGGAVALATANRVAMLEHSIYSVITPEGCASILWKDAERMREAANALRLTAQDLLKLGVIDRIIEEPFGGAQRKRDEAIASVGKAIGAMLEELSGRKPADLVKDRREKFLNMGSRGLAA